A section of the Falco biarmicus isolate bFalBia1 chromosome 3, bFalBia1.pri, whole genome shotgun sequence genome encodes:
- the MRPL53 gene encoding 39S ribosomal protein L53, mitochondrial → MASKIRVVLRPVKSIVVRFCPFESNVESTRKFLRCINHKKIQATNRNCEVTADVRHDGSEPLVDVMFADGDRLIMKGANLTTIEMLTALGSRCNAKELKEQQKSKKKSP, encoded by the exons ATGGCGTCCAAGATCCGGGTGGTGCTGCGGCCGGTGAAGAGTATCGTGGTCCGCTTCTGCCCCTTCGAGTCCAACGTGGAGAGCACGAG aaaatttcttaGATgcataaaccacaaaaaaatccaggcCACTAATAGAAACTGTGAAGTGACTGCTGATGTGAGACATGATGGATCTGAACCGCTTGTAGATGTTATGTTTG CTGATGGAGACCGATTAATAATGAAGGGAGCCAACCTGACGACAATAGAAATGTTGACAGCATTGGGGTCCAGATGTAATGCAAAAGAGCTTaaggaacaacagaaaagcaagaagaagagtccctga